One genomic region from Mangifera indica cultivar Alphonso chromosome 17, CATAS_Mindica_2.1, whole genome shotgun sequence encodes:
- the LOC123200079 gene encoding immediate early response 3-interacting protein 1-like, which translates to MGLWTLLEGFLLLANALAIINEDRFLAPKGWSFSEFSAGRTKSLKGQIIGLIYATQYMRVPLILLNAICIVVKLVSG; encoded by the coding sequence ATGGGTTTGTGGACGCTGCTCGAGGGTTTTCTGCTTCTTGCAAATGCATTAGCGATAATAAATGAAGACCGTTTCCTTGCACCCAAAGGATGGAGTTTCTCAGAATTTTCTGCAGGGCGGACAAAGTCATTAAAGGGACAGATCATAGGTCTCATTTATGCAACTCAATATATGAGAGTTCCTCTCATACTCCTCAATGCAATCTGTATTGTTGTAAAATTGGTATCTGGGTGA